In Nocardioides marinus, one DNA window encodes the following:
- a CDS encoding HNH endonuclease signature motif containing protein, whose protein sequence is MIGLDQAATANLLRGLALVASRLDALTATVLAHATQVRVEETNGATTTATWWADATNRTRATAHRDVKLAVALSRFTALAEALTEGRVNTEQAHAIARALGDLETDGPEDLDPVVVEQAEKHLVDCADGFDAKHLRVLGRHVLTVVAPEVGEAHEAKLLEDEERRAAEQTRLTFASDGHGMVHGRFSIPTLHGAMLAKAIQALTWARQDPAEVRQTRPTPVAAGAAFTELLERIDAKDLPTVGGVGATVVVTMTIDSLMDGLAAAALDTGEVISASTARRLACEAGVIPMVLGGTSEVLDVGRRRRFHNRAQRLAIAQRDKTCVVGGCDAPPSRCHVHHVVPWAQGGSTSVKDVRLYCSAHHAMVHDPKRAGRLRT, encoded by the coding sequence TTGATCGGGCTGGATCAGGCCGCGACCGCGAACCTGCTGCGCGGGCTGGCGCTGGTCGCCTCGCGGCTCGATGCGTTGACCGCGACGGTGCTGGCGCACGCGACGCAGGTGCGGGTGGAGGAGACCAACGGCGCGACCACGACCGCGACCTGGTGGGCCGATGCCACCAACAGGACGCGGGCGACGGCACACCGGGACGTGAAGCTCGCCGTCGCGCTGAGCAGGTTCACCGCGCTGGCCGAGGCGTTGACGGAGGGGCGGGTGAACACCGAGCAGGCCCATGCCATTGCCCGCGCCCTGGGTGACTTGGAGACCGACGGCCCAGAGGATTTGGACCCGGTCGTGGTCGAGCAGGCGGAGAAGCACCTGGTGGACTGCGCCGACGGGTTCGACGCCAAGCACCTGCGCGTACTGGGCCGCCACGTGCTGACCGTGGTCGCACCCGAGGTCGGTGAGGCGCACGAGGCGAAGCTGCTGGAGGACGAGGAGCGTCGCGCGGCAGAGCAGACGCGGCTGACGTTCGCCTCCGACGGGCATGGGATGGTGCACGGACGGTTCTCCATCCCCACGTTGCACGGTGCGATGCTGGCGAAGGCGATCCAGGCGCTGACGTGGGCGAGGCAGGACCCCGCCGAGGTCCGCCAGACCCGGCCCACGCCCGTGGCTGCCGGCGCGGCGTTCACCGAGCTGCTGGAGCGGATCGACGCCAAGGACCTACCGACCGTGGGTGGGGTCGGGGCCACGGTCGTGGTCACGATGACCATCGACTCGCTGATGGACGGCCTCGCGGCCGCGGCCCTGGACACCGGTGAGGTCATCTCCGCCAGCACGGCACGCCGGTTGGCGTGTGAGGCGGGGGTGATCCCGATGGTGCTCGGTGGCACGTCGGAGGTCCTCGACGTCGGGCGGCGGCGCAGGTTCCACAACAGGGCCCAGCGGCTTGCGATCGCGCAGCGCGACAAGACCTGCGTCGTCGGTGGCTGTGACGCCCCGCCGAGCAGGTGCCACGTCCATCACGTCGTGCCGTGGGCACAAGGTGGCTCGACCAGCGTGAAGGACGTGCGGCTCTACTGCTCGGCGCACCATGCGATG
- a CDS encoding IS30 family transposase encodes MGVGGRPRVRRSVERAFWDLVAEFPSPYAAGEAMGVSTRVVWRWLEESGGVKPRLAQPTRSLTYEERCRIEALHAAKVRPAEIARRLGRHRSTITRELTRNATARGAKGNYGAVNAQSKADQRACRPKVAKLATNQRLQHEVQDRLRKDHSPEQIARRLRQDFPDDAEMRVSHETIYQSLYVQSRGGLKRELTRHLRTGRTLRKPHRQPDQRRQRFAGMVMISERPADVEDRAVPGHWEGDLILGSTESGSAVGTLVERTTRFVMLLHLPGGHTAEIVQEAMVAKMATLPEQLRRSLTWDQGSEMANHIQIAEATGLSIYFCDPHSPWQRGSNENTNGLLRQYLPKGTDLSFYGPGMLDQVAAQLNARPRKTLKWRTPAEELEALLSGPSDPPVATTG; translated from the coding sequence ATGGGTGTTGGAGGCAGACCGCGGGTGCGGCGCAGCGTCGAGCGGGCGTTTTGGGACCTCGTGGCGGAATTTCCCTCCCCGTATGCCGCCGGCGAAGCGATGGGCGTGTCAACTCGCGTGGTGTGGCGCTGGCTCGAGGAATCTGGCGGAGTGAAACCAAGACTGGCCCAGCCGACGAGGTCGTTGACCTACGAGGAGCGCTGTCGCATCGAGGCGTTGCACGCCGCGAAGGTCCGACCTGCAGAGATCGCCAGGCGGCTGGGTCGACACCGCTCGACGATCACCCGGGAGTTGACCCGCAATGCCACCGCTCGGGGGGCAAAGGGCAACTACGGTGCGGTCAACGCACAGAGCAAGGCTGATCAGCGGGCTTGTCGCCCGAAAGTCGCGAAGCTGGCCACGAACCAGCGACTCCAGCACGAGGTGCAAGATCGACTTCGCAAGGACCACAGCCCTGAGCAGATCGCGCGACGGCTCAGGCAGGACTTCCCTGACGATGCGGAGATGCGGGTGTCGCACGAGACGATCTACCAGTCGTTGTACGTGCAGTCCCGAGGCGGGCTGAAGCGGGAACTGACACGCCACCTGCGCACCGGGCGCACGCTGCGTAAGCCCCATCGCCAACCCGATCAACGTCGCCAGCGGTTCGCCGGGATGGTGATGATCAGCGAACGACCCGCAGACGTCGAGGACCGGGCAGTGCCGGGCCATTGGGAGGGCGATCTGATCCTTGGCTCGACCGAGTCCGGATCCGCGGTCGGGACGCTGGTCGAGCGCACCACCAGGTTCGTGATGCTGCTGCACCTACCCGGTGGTCACACGGCCGAGATCGTCCAAGAAGCGATGGTGGCCAAGATGGCCACGCTGCCCGAGCAGTTGCGTCGATCTCTGACCTGGGACCAGGGCTCAGAGATGGCCAACCACATCCAGATCGCCGAAGCGACCGGACTCTCCATCTACTTCTGCGACCCCCACTCCCCTTGGCAGCGCGGGAGCAACGAGAACACCAACGGTCTGCTGCGTCAGTACCTGCCCAAGGGCACAGACCTCTCCTTCTACGGGCCTGGGATGCTCGACCAAGTGGCAGCCCAGCTCAACGCACGCCCCCGCAAGACACTGAAGTGGCGCACTCCCGCGGAAGAACTCGAAGCACTACTGTCCGGACCGTCAGATCCACCTGTTGCGACGACCGGCTGA
- a CDS encoding acyl-CoA dehydrogenase family protein: MSTFSETEERQELRKQVAKLASKYGRDYFAGKARSGEKTTELWLELGRAGYLGINVPEEYGGGGGGIGDIAAVCEELAAQGCPMLLMVVSPAICGTVIAKYGSEEQKQKWLPGICDGTGTMAFAITEPDAGTNTHNITTTARRDGDGWVLKGRKIWISGVDEASNVLVVARAEDAKTGKVKPVLFVVPTDAPGFEFNAIPMEIVSPEKQFQVFIDDVRLPADALVGDENGGLAQLFAGLNPERIMASSFNTGIARFALDRAVAYAKEREVFQGPIGGHQAIAHPLAQSHIEIEMARLMTQKAAALYDEGDEFAAGEAANMAKYASAEAACDAADRAVQTHGGFGASQEYGVAGLLVATRVGRIAPVSREMILNFVSMHSLGLPKSY; this comes from the coding sequence ATGAGCACGTTCAGCGAGACCGAGGAGCGCCAGGAGCTGCGCAAGCAGGTCGCCAAGCTGGCCTCGAAGTACGGCCGCGACTACTTCGCGGGCAAGGCGCGGTCGGGGGAGAAGACCACCGAGCTGTGGCTCGAGCTCGGGCGCGCGGGCTACCTCGGCATCAACGTGCCCGAGGAGTACGGCGGTGGCGGCGGCGGGATCGGTGACATCGCCGCGGTCTGCGAGGAGCTCGCGGCGCAGGGCTGCCCGATGCTGCTGATGGTCGTCTCGCCGGCGATCTGCGGCACGGTGATCGCGAAGTACGGCTCCGAGGAGCAGAAGCAGAAGTGGCTGCCGGGCATCTGCGACGGCACCGGGACGATGGCGTTCGCCATCACCGAGCCCGACGCCGGCACCAACACCCACAACATCACCACCACCGCCCGCCGCGACGGTGACGGGTGGGTGCTCAAGGGCCGCAAGATCTGGATCTCCGGCGTCGACGAGGCCAGCAACGTGCTGGTGGTGGCGCGTGCCGAGGACGCGAAGACGGGCAAGGTGAAGCCGGTCCTGTTCGTGGTCCCGACCGACGCACCGGGCTTCGAGTTCAACGCGATCCCCATGGAGATCGTGAGCCCGGAGAAGCAGTTCCAGGTCTTCATCGACGACGTGCGGCTCCCCGCGGACGCGCTGGTCGGTGACGAGAACGGCGGCTTGGCGCAGCTCTTCGCCGGGCTCAACCCCGAGCGGATCATGGCGTCGTCGTTCAACACCGGCATCGCTCGCTTCGCCCTCGACCGGGCCGTCGCCTACGCCAAGGAGCGCGAGGTCTTCCAGGGCCCGATCGGTGGCCACCAGGCCATCGCGCACCCGCTGGCGCAGAGCCACATCGAGATCGAGATGGCCCGGCTGATGACGCAGAAGGCCGCCGCGCTCTACGACGAGGGCGACGAGTTCGCCGCCGGCGAGGCCGCCAACATGGCCAAGTACGCCTCGGCCGAGGCCGCCTGCGACGCCGCCGACCGCGCGGTGCAGACCCACGGCGGCTTCGGGGCCTCGCAGGAGTACGGCGTCGCCGGCCTGCTCGTCGCCACCCGCGTCGGCCGGATCGCCCCCGTGAGCCGCGAGATGATCCTCAACTTCGTCTCGATGCACTCCCTGGGACTGCCGAAGTCGTACTGA
- a CDS encoding acetyl/propionyl/methylcrotonyl-CoA carboxylase subunit alpha: MINRLLVANRAEIASRVFRTCRRLGIETVAIHSDADAGLPYVAEADTAVRLPGNTPGETYLRADLVIEAAKKAGADAIHPGYGFLSENADFAQAVVDAGLTWVGPDPSSITSMGSKIGAKALMKAAGVPILEAPESPTEADLPLLVKASAGGGGRGMRIVRALADLEGEIGKAREEAASAFGDGTVFVEPYVERGRHVEVQVVGDGAGDVLVLGERDCSIQRRHQKVVEEAPAPALPQATREALHEAAHAAAAAIDYRGAGTVEFLYDEDADRFFFLEMNTRLQVEHPVTELVHGVDLVEMQLAVAEGRGLPAVEQGGAPATTGRRDPGAPDGHAIEVRLYAEDPAADYQPQSGVLTTFEVPDEPGVRVDRGFVSGSEVSTFYDAMLAKVMVHAPTREQACRQLAGVLRRTRIHGLVTNRDQLVAILTDPDFVAGRVSTAFLSGWSSSERQRTGVETTDAPLAAAIAVAETQRLARTVQHRIPVAFRNVPSQPQRTEFEAVTGSTDDVLAVEWWGGRDGYTAEGVRVLRVSTGSSDGVEVVLERDGLATTYACRVTGLPGRETVDVDAPSGYRRLVRVPRFLDPSEQVASGSLLAPMPGSVVKVLVEQGQQVAAGDPVLVLEAMKMQHTVSAPTDGVVSRLEVAPGTQVAAGEVMAVVEEQG; encoded by the coding sequence CGCCTGCCCGGCAACACGCCGGGCGAGACCTACCTGCGCGCCGACCTGGTCATCGAGGCCGCGAAGAAGGCGGGAGCCGACGCGATCCACCCCGGCTACGGCTTCCTCTCCGAGAACGCCGACTTCGCGCAGGCCGTCGTCGACGCCGGCCTGACGTGGGTCGGCCCCGACCCGTCGTCGATCACGTCGATGGGCTCGAAGATCGGCGCCAAGGCGCTGATGAAGGCCGCCGGCGTACCCATCCTGGAGGCGCCGGAGTCACCGACCGAGGCCGACCTGCCGCTGCTGGTGAAGGCGTCGGCGGGCGGCGGCGGTCGCGGTATGCGCATCGTCCGCGCGCTGGCCGACCTCGAGGGCGAGATCGGGAAGGCGCGCGAGGAGGCGGCGTCGGCGTTCGGCGACGGCACCGTCTTCGTCGAGCCGTACGTCGAGCGCGGCCGGCACGTCGAGGTCCAGGTCGTCGGCGACGGTGCTGGCGACGTGCTGGTGCTGGGGGAGCGCGACTGCTCGATCCAGCGCCGCCACCAGAAGGTCGTCGAGGAGGCGCCCGCCCCGGCGCTGCCGCAGGCCACCCGCGAGGCGCTGCACGAGGCCGCCCACGCAGCTGCTGCGGCGATCGACTACCGCGGCGCCGGCACGGTGGAGTTCCTCTACGACGAGGACGCCGACCGGTTCTTCTTCCTGGAGATGAACACCCGGCTCCAGGTCGAGCACCCGGTCACCGAGCTGGTGCACGGCGTGGACCTGGTCGAGATGCAGCTGGCCGTCGCCGAGGGCCGTGGTCTCCCGGCGGTCGAGCAGGGAGGAGCGCCAGCGACGACCGGGCGTCGAGACCCCGGCGCTCCCGACGGTCACGCGATCGAGGTCCGTCTCTACGCCGAGGACCCGGCGGCGGACTACCAGCCGCAGTCGGGCGTCCTGACGACGTTCGAGGTCCCCGACGAGCCGGGGGTCCGCGTCGACCGCGGGTTCGTCTCCGGCAGCGAGGTGTCGACGTTCTACGACGCGATGCTGGCCAAGGTGATGGTGCACGCGCCGACACGCGAGCAGGCCTGCCGCCAGCTGGCGGGGGTGCTGCGGCGTACCCGCATCCACGGCCTGGTCACCAACCGCGACCAGCTCGTCGCGATCCTCACCGACCCCGACTTCGTCGCGGGCCGCGTGAGCACGGCCTTCCTGTCGGGGTGGTCGAGCAGTGAGCGCCAGCGAACGGGCGTCGAGACCACCGACGCTCCACTCGCGGCCGCCATCGCGGTGGCCGAGACCCAGCGGCTCGCGCGCACGGTGCAGCACCGCATCCCGGTGGCGTTCCGCAACGTGCCGAGCCAGCCGCAGCGCACGGAGTTCGAGGCCGTGACGGGCTCGACCGACGACGTGCTCGCGGTGGAGTGGTGGGGCGGCCGGGACGGCTACACCGCCGAGGGCGTGCGCGTCCTGCGGGTCTCGACAGGCTCGAGCGACGGTGTGGAGGTCGTGCTCGAGCGGGACGGCCTGGCGACGACGTACGCCTGCCGCGTGACCGGCCTGCCGGGGCGCGAGACCGTCGACGTCGACGCGCCGTCCGGCTACCGCCGGCTGGTGCGGGTGCCCCGCTTCCTCGACCCGTCCGAGCAGGTCGCGAGCGGCTCGCTGCTCGCGCCGATGCCGGGCAGCGTGGTGAAGGTGCTCGTGGAGCAGGGCCAGCAGGTCGCCGCCGGCGACCCGGTGCTGGTGCTGGAGGCGATGAAGATGCAGCACACGGTGAGCGCGCCGACCGACGGCGTCGTCAGCCGACTTGAGGTAGCGCCCGGCACGCAGGTCGCGGCGGGCGAGGTCATGGCAGTGGTGGAGGAGCAGGGATGA